One window of Anas platyrhynchos isolate ZD024472 breed Pekin duck chromosome 11, IASCAAS_PekinDuck_T2T, whole genome shotgun sequence genomic DNA carries:
- the CCDC33 gene encoding coiled-coil domain-containing protein 33 isoform X3, translating to MHCGRLAFVAALHEHRPPATRSPPLSPQGQERGQQEGDAAPAPTSPAVPSPEVPLRTPESAYHSLPTEMPQADPALSSSPELPGDSAGEHPSSSSSSSSSSSVPPLSCSSFRLSSPGSSPDLTPWAAQPHRDAVALPPADAVSSILPGMPQRSRAIPRELQQREASRYRLALKRMAGDLLSLRRHVTSLEVENGHLRHRLAGHEEPGGALLADLDVDVMTREEVLDRLGAWSGRAEKGTPLCGGPRCPLVVSHKLRMWPGALAATLKGELVAGAMEMRRLKDRVQQLQNELIRKNDREKELVLLQRAHRQQQAALRRCQEQAARAKGLEETVRQQEKVIKVMERVLQDRLSMSSEKPAGDLHALLLAENRRLQEELARPPRPPSPPMAPRASRGTRDIFGGTEKLSLLARLEEAQARGRVMERQKQPPGSTFPPRRPRTLDPLP from the exons ATGCACTGCGGCCGCCTGGCCTTTGTGGCTGCCCTGCACGAGCACCGGCCACCCGCCACGAGGTCCCCACCGCTGTCACCCCAAGGCCAGGAGAGGGGGCAGCAAGAGGGGGacgcagccccagcacccacgTCCCCAGCCGTGCCGTCCCCTGAAGTCCCCCTCCGCACACCCGAGTCCGCTTACCACTCGCTGCCCACAGAG ATGCCGCAGGCTGACCCTGCGCTCAGCTCCTCCCCGGAGCTCCCGGGTGACTCAGCAGGCGAgcatccctcctcctcctcctcttcctcctcctcttcctcggtGCCACcgctcagctgcagcagtttCCGCCTCTCCTCGCCAGGATCCAGCCCGGATCTGACCCCGTGGGCAGCGCAG CCCCACCGGGACGCCGTGGCCCTGCCACCAGCTGACGCCGTGAGCAGCATCCTGCCCGGGATGCCACAGAG GTCCCGGGCCATCCCCAGGGAGCTCCAGCAGCGG GAGGCGAGCAGGTACCGCCTGGCGCTGAAGAGGATGGCAGGAGACCTCCTGTCCCTGCGCCGGCACGTCACCAGCCTGGAGGTGGAGAACGGGCACCTACGGCACCGGCTGGCCGGGCACGAGGAGCCGGGCGGCGCGCTGCTTGCCGACCTGGACGTGGACGTGATGACCAGGGAGGAGGTCCTGGACCGCCTGGGTGCGTGGTCAGGGAGGGCGGAAAAGGGGACGCCCCTCTGCGGGGGACCCCGCTGTCCCCTGGTCGTGTCCCACAAGCTGAGGATGTGGCCTGGGGCTCTGGCAGCCACCCTGAAGGGCGAGCTGGTGGCGGGCGCGATGGAGATGCGGCGGCTGAAGGACCGcgtgcagcagctgcagaacgAGCTGATCCGG AAAAATGACCGGGAGAAGGAGCTGGTGCTGCTCCAGCGAGCCCACCGGCAGCAGCAAGCCGCCCTCAGGAGGTGCCAGGAGCAGGCGGCCAGGGCGAAGGGCCTGGAGGAGACGGTGAGGCAGCAGGAGAAG GTGATCAAGGTGATGGAGCGGGTGCTGCAGGACAGGCTCTCCATGAGCAGCGAGAAACCAGCAG GGGACCTGCacgccctgctgctggctgagaaccgcaggctgcaggaggagctggcgAGGCCCCCGCGCCCCCCATCGCCCCCCATGGCCCCCCGTGCCTCCCGCGGCACCCGGGACATCTTCGGTGGCACGGAGAAGCTGTCGCTGCTGGCCAGGCTGGAGGAGGCACAAGCCCGAGGGCGTGTGATGGAGAGGCAG AAACAACCCCCAGGCTCCACCTTCCCCCCGAGGAGACCCCGGACCCTGGACCCCCTGCCCTAG
- the CCDC33 gene encoding coiled-coil domain-containing protein 33 isoform X1 yields the protein MHCGRLAFVAALHEHRPPATRSPPLSPQGQERGQQEGDAAPAPTSPAVPSPEVPLRTPESAYHSLPTEMPQADPALSSSPELPGDSAGEHPSSSSSSSSSSSVPPLSCSSFRLSSPGSSPDLTPWAAQPHRDAVALPPADAVSSILPGMPQRSRAIPRELQQREASRYRLALKRMAGDLLSLRRHVTSLEVENGHLRHRLAGHEEPGGALLADLDVDVMTREEVLDRLGAWSGRAEKGTPLCGGPRCPLVVSHKLRMWPGALAATLKGELVAGAMEMRRLKDRVQQLQNELIRKNDREKELVLLQRAHRQQQAALRRCQEQAARAKGLEETVRQQEKVIKVMERVLQDRLSMSSEKPAGDLHALLLAENRRLQEELARPPRPPSPPMAPRASRGTRDIFGGTEKLSLLARLEEAQARGRVMERQLEEAARRWGREKQELGTRLLEQEHGFGGSAPRSPHIPTSKQPPGSTFPPRRPRTLDPLP from the exons ATGCACTGCGGCCGCCTGGCCTTTGTGGCTGCCCTGCACGAGCACCGGCCACCCGCCACGAGGTCCCCACCGCTGTCACCCCAAGGCCAGGAGAGGGGGCAGCAAGAGGGGGacgcagccccagcacccacgTCCCCAGCCGTGCCGTCCCCTGAAGTCCCCCTCCGCACACCCGAGTCCGCTTACCACTCGCTGCCCACAGAG ATGCCGCAGGCTGACCCTGCGCTCAGCTCCTCCCCGGAGCTCCCGGGTGACTCAGCAGGCGAgcatccctcctcctcctcctcttcctcctcctcttcctcggtGCCACcgctcagctgcagcagtttCCGCCTCTCCTCGCCAGGATCCAGCCCGGATCTGACCCCGTGGGCAGCGCAG CCCCACCGGGACGCCGTGGCCCTGCCACCAGCTGACGCCGTGAGCAGCATCCTGCCCGGGATGCCACAGAG GTCCCGGGCCATCCCCAGGGAGCTCCAGCAGCGG GAGGCGAGCAGGTACCGCCTGGCGCTGAAGAGGATGGCAGGAGACCTCCTGTCCCTGCGCCGGCACGTCACCAGCCTGGAGGTGGAGAACGGGCACCTACGGCACCGGCTGGCCGGGCACGAGGAGCCGGGCGGCGCGCTGCTTGCCGACCTGGACGTGGACGTGATGACCAGGGAGGAGGTCCTGGACCGCCTGGGTGCGTGGTCAGGGAGGGCGGAAAAGGGGACGCCCCTCTGCGGGGGACCCCGCTGTCCCCTGGTCGTGTCCCACAAGCTGAGGATGTGGCCTGGGGCTCTGGCAGCCACCCTGAAGGGCGAGCTGGTGGCGGGCGCGATGGAGATGCGGCGGCTGAAGGACCGcgtgcagcagctgcagaacgAGCTGATCCGG AAAAATGACCGGGAGAAGGAGCTGGTGCTGCTCCAGCGAGCCCACCGGCAGCAGCAAGCCGCCCTCAGGAGGTGCCAGGAGCAGGCGGCCAGGGCGAAGGGCCTGGAGGAGACGGTGAGGCAGCAGGAGAAG GTGATCAAGGTGATGGAGCGGGTGCTGCAGGACAGGCTCTCCATGAGCAGCGAGAAACCAGCAG GGGACCTGCacgccctgctgctggctgagaaccgcaggctgcaggaggagctggcgAGGCCCCCGCGCCCCCCATCGCCCCCCATGGCCCCCCGTGCCTCCCGCGGCACCCGGGACATCTTCGGTGGCACGGAGAAGCTGTCGCTGCTGGCCAGGCTGGAGGAGGCACAAGCCCGAGGGCGTGTGATGGAGAGGCAG CTGGAGGAGGCGGCGAGGAGGTGGGGACGGGagaagcaggagctgggcacgcggctgctggagcaggagcacgGCTTTGGGGGCTCGGCCCCCCgctctccccacatccccaccTCG AAACAACCCCCAGGCTCCACCTTCCCCCCGAGGAGACCCCGGACCCTGGACCCCCTGCCCTAG
- the CCDC33 gene encoding coiled-coil domain-containing protein 33 isoform X2, producing the protein MHCGRLAFVAALHEHRPPATRSPPLSPQGQERGQQEGDAAPAPTSPAVPSPEVPLRTPESAYHSLPTEMPQADPALSSSPELPGDSAGEHPSSSSSSSSSSSVPPLSCSSFRLSSPGSSPDLTPWAAQPHRDAVALPPADAVSSILPGMPQRSRAIPRELQQREASRYRLALKRMAGDLLSLRRHVTSLEVENGHLRHRLAGHEEPGGALLADLDVDVMTREEVLDRLATLKGELVAGAMEMRRLKDRVQQLQNELIRKNDREKELVLLQRAHRQQQAALRRCQEQAARAKGLEETVRQQEKVIKVMERVLQDRLSMSSEKPAGDLHALLLAENRRLQEELARPPRPPSPPMAPRASRGTRDIFGGTEKLSLLARLEEAQARGRVMERQLEEAARRWGREKQELGTRLLEQEHGFGGSAPRSPHIPTSKQPPGSTFPPRRPRTLDPLP; encoded by the exons ATGCACTGCGGCCGCCTGGCCTTTGTGGCTGCCCTGCACGAGCACCGGCCACCCGCCACGAGGTCCCCACCGCTGTCACCCCAAGGCCAGGAGAGGGGGCAGCAAGAGGGGGacgcagccccagcacccacgTCCCCAGCCGTGCCGTCCCCTGAAGTCCCCCTCCGCACACCCGAGTCCGCTTACCACTCGCTGCCCACAGAG ATGCCGCAGGCTGACCCTGCGCTCAGCTCCTCCCCGGAGCTCCCGGGTGACTCAGCAGGCGAgcatccctcctcctcctcctcttcctcctcctcttcctcggtGCCACcgctcagctgcagcagtttCCGCCTCTCCTCGCCAGGATCCAGCCCGGATCTGACCCCGTGGGCAGCGCAG CCCCACCGGGACGCCGTGGCCCTGCCACCAGCTGACGCCGTGAGCAGCATCCTGCCCGGGATGCCACAGAG GTCCCGGGCCATCCCCAGGGAGCTCCAGCAGCGG GAGGCGAGCAGGTACCGCCTGGCGCTGAAGAGGATGGCAGGAGACCTCCTGTCCCTGCGCCGGCACGTCACCAGCCTGGAGGTGGAGAACGGGCACCTACGGCACCGGCTGGCCGGGCACGAGGAGCCGGGCGGCGCGCTGCTTGCCGACCTGGACGTGGACGTGATGACCAGGGAGGAGGTCCTGGACCGCCTGG CCACCCTGAAGGGCGAGCTGGTGGCGGGCGCGATGGAGATGCGGCGGCTGAAGGACCGcgtgcagcagctgcagaacgAGCTGATCCGG AAAAATGACCGGGAGAAGGAGCTGGTGCTGCTCCAGCGAGCCCACCGGCAGCAGCAAGCCGCCCTCAGGAGGTGCCAGGAGCAGGCGGCCAGGGCGAAGGGCCTGGAGGAGACGGTGAGGCAGCAGGAGAAG GTGATCAAGGTGATGGAGCGGGTGCTGCAGGACAGGCTCTCCATGAGCAGCGAGAAACCAGCAG GGGACCTGCacgccctgctgctggctgagaaccgcaggctgcaggaggagctggcgAGGCCCCCGCGCCCCCCATCGCCCCCCATGGCCCCCCGTGCCTCCCGCGGCACCCGGGACATCTTCGGTGGCACGGAGAAGCTGTCGCTGCTGGCCAGGCTGGAGGAGGCACAAGCCCGAGGGCGTGTGATGGAGAGGCAG CTGGAGGAGGCGGCGAGGAGGTGGGGACGGGagaagcaggagctgggcacgcggctgctggagcaggagcacgGCTTTGGGGGCTCGGCCCCCCgctctccccacatccccaccTCG AAACAACCCCCAGGCTCCACCTTCCCCCCGAGGAGACCCCGGACCCTGGACCCCCTGCCCTAG